The following are from one region of the Geotrypetes seraphini chromosome 12, aGeoSer1.1, whole genome shotgun sequence genome:
- the ATPAF1 gene encoding ATP synthase mitochondrial F1 complex assembly factor 1 isoform X3, which yields MIKSNPSVYDARMEKRSETRRQPLGHSKQADFAKIMDQKVENLAAQGSGGRSRMNDKTLSSVLNIDLVKNKTAEEIKEIWKQYFSMKDTVFAIIPGEVFDLMWDRAQACPSFLYAVPRREGYEFFVGQWSGLQLHFTSLINIQTTRDAAPSQLVLYHYRELQEEKGIVLMTAEMDSRFLNVLEAQSLANQVQLFYATHRPETYKLVEMFNHSPDAFKHMMIISELEQSGLGRQLRLGHE from the exons ATCCAATCCGTCTGTTTACGATGCTCGCATGGAGAAACGGTCTGAAACGAGAAGACAGCCACTGGGACATTCAAAGCAAGCGGACTTTGCCAAGATCATGGACCAGAAG GTGGAGAACTTGGCTGCACAGGGATCAGGAGGAAGAAGCAGAATGAACGATAAA ACTCTCAGCTCAGTTCTAAATATTGACCTGGTGAAAAACAAAACAGCAGAAGAAATTAAAGAG ATCTGGAAGCAGTACTTCTCCATGAAAGATACAGTCTTTGCCATTATTCCT GGAGAAGTTTTTGACCTGATGTGGGACCGAGCCCAGGCTTGTCCATCA TTCTTATATGCAGTGCCGAGACGGGAAGGTTATGAATTTTTTGTGGGCCAGTGGTCTGGACTACAGCTTCACTTCACCTCTCTCATAAATATACAG ACTACACGTGATGCTGCCCCCAGCCAGCTGGTACTGTACCACTATCGTGAGCTGCAGGAGGAGAAGGGCATTGTTCTGATGACTGCAGAGATGGACTCCCGATTCCTG AATGTTCTGGAAGCACAGAGCTTGGCCAATCAGGTGCAACTCTTCTACGCCACTCACCGACCAGAGACCTACAAGCTGGTGGAGATGTTTAACCACAGCCCTGATGCATTTAAGCACATGATGATAATCTCGGAGCTGGAGCAAAGCGGGCTCGGAAGGCAGCTGAGACTCGGACACGAATGA